Proteins found in one Pseudomonas sp. P8_241 genomic segment:
- a CDS encoding recombinase family protein, whose amino-acid sequence MKQVVAYARMSTDDQCLSVAGQFAAIQIAAETHGWQIVAQFTDEGVSGSIDPQERPQCRLALAMAKRLDCPVVVHRIDRLTRDHAHFVTLQKKYSIVEAEDVHGSGLVRNIKSLLAEEELIKIRKRTKDGLAELKALAANGDNVAQGKIARRDAGRAKAWAVGNSAALEAKKQNADSRADAIAHHIKACLYDGCISFARIAQCLNAKGVTTAKGKAFLPMTVSRLMTRLELSLSAKT is encoded by the coding sequence ATGAAGCAGGTAGTGGCTTACGCAAGGATGAGTACAGACGATCAGTGCCTGTCGGTAGCTGGTCAGTTCGCTGCTATCCAAATCGCCGCTGAGACGCACGGCTGGCAGATCGTCGCCCAATTCACTGATGAAGGCGTGTCAGGTTCCATCGACCCGCAGGAGCGACCGCAATGCCGCTTAGCTCTGGCGATGGCGAAAAGGCTGGATTGCCCGGTAGTCGTACACCGTATTGACCGACTTACCCGCGACCACGCCCACTTCGTCACTCTGCAAAAGAAATACAGCATTGTTGAGGCGGAAGACGTTCACGGCAGTGGTCTTGTCCGCAACATCAAATCCCTGTTGGCTGAGGAAGAGCTAATTAAAATTCGCAAGCGGACGAAGGATGGTCTGGCCGAGTTGAAAGCCCTCGCCGCCAACGGTGACAACGTGGCACAAGGGAAGATCGCTCGCCGTGACGCTGGCCGAGCGAAGGCTTGGGCAGTAGGTAACAGCGCCGCACTGGAGGCGAAGAAACAGAACGCTGACAGTCGGGCTGATGCAATCGCTCATCACATCAAGGCGTGCTTGTACGATGGTTGTATCTCCTTTGCCCGCATCGCACAGTGTCTTAACGCGAAGGGCGTGACTACGGCCAAAGGGAAGGCATTCCTGCCAATGACGGTATCCCGCCTTATGACTCGCCTTGAATTGTCCCTCAGCGCTAAGACGTAA